One genomic window of Pyrobaculum sp. 3827-6 includes the following:
- a CDS encoding HAD family hydrolase, with protein MATILVDLDGTLLPLDAWNPVFAEVCKAIAERAGAAPDEVWRRAREKNLILMRRLDWRAFDWQQLFDAVAEELGAGKAPSVLEALHRHLPRFRPADGALEALRELRAMGHRVEIATNGHATYQLPVIRHLGLDKLVDGVRTSDAYRCPKTCPQYFQDADLMVGDNPVFDVYFPKRFGLLAIFYGDWEREAAEHSRRLAISIDAVRPDGVVKNLKELPDAVRCVLALR; from the coding sequence ATGGCGACTATTCTAGTAGATCTAGACGGGACGCTACTACCCCTCGACGCCTGGAACCCGGTCTTCGCCGAGGTCTGCAAGGCGATAGCCGAGAGGGCCGGCGCCGCGCCCGACGAGGTGTGGAGAAGGGCCAGGGAGAAGAACCTCATCCTCATGAGGAGGCTAGACTGGCGGGCATTCGACTGGCAACAGCTCTTCGACGCCGTGGCGGAGGAGCTGGGGGCGGGGAAGGCGCCGAGCGTCCTGGAGGCGCTCCACAGACATCTCCCGCGCTTCCGCCCAGCCGACGGCGCCTTGGAGGCCCTGCGGGAGCTGAGGGCCATGGGCCACCGCGTCGAGATAGCCACCAACGGCCACGCCACCTACCAGCTACCCGTCATCCGGCACCTAGGCCTCGACAAGCTAGTCGACGGAGTGAGGACCTCCGACGCCTACAGATGCCCCAAGACGTGCCCCCAGTACTTCCAAGACGCCGACCTAATGGTGGGGGACAACCCAGTCTTCGACGTCTACTTCCCAAAACGCTTCGGCCTACTCGCCATATTCTACGGCGACTGGGAGAGAGAAGCCGCGGAGCACTCCCGACGCCTCGCCATATCCATAGACGCGGTCCGCCCAGACGGCGTGGTGAAAAACCTAAAGGAGCTACCAGACGCGGTGAGGTGCGTGCTAGCTCTTAGGTAG
- a CDS encoding geranylgeranylglycerol-phosphate geranylgeranyltransferase, whose amino-acid sequence MSLWRLIRGEHGVLAALASTASYAVAGGRDPSAMALLAASTFLAEAGLFAHNDLANLEEDRVNRPDAPLVKGDVSVEAARLVAYGSLALGAALAAILGPAPLAIYTAAVVFGVLYNSRLKRVPLAGNLTVAFLTSMTYIYGMAAAGAASAVLNLLFASSLVANLGRELVKTAMDYEGDLKAGVTTLAARIGPEKTAALGAWTTAASTALGLWLTYASLSAGLHLLAAGAAATSVMLLYLSIEASRGRWRRFRNGTLAAFGTTLVALVAEGLWRLF is encoded by the coding sequence GTGTCGCTCTGGAGACTCATAAGAGGCGAACACGGAGTCCTGGCAGCCCTGGCGTCCACCGCCTCCTACGCCGTGGCGGGCGGGAGAGATCCCTCGGCCATGGCGTTGCTGGCCGCCTCCACCTTCCTAGCCGAAGCCGGCCTCTTCGCCCACAACGACCTGGCGAACCTAGAGGAGGACCGTGTTAACAGGCCAGATGCGCCGCTTGTGAAGGGAGACGTCAGCGTAGAGGCGGCGCGCCTCGTCGCGTACGGGTCGCTGGCCCTCGGCGCCGCTCTGGCGGCTATACTGGGCCCGGCCCCCCTGGCCATATACACGGCGGCCGTGGTCTTCGGCGTGTTGTACAACTCCAGACTCAAGCGGGTACCCCTCGCTGGCAACTTGACAGTCGCCTTCCTCACATCCATGACCTACATATACGGCATGGCCGCGGCAGGCGCCGCGTCGGCCGTCCTCAACCTCCTCTTCGCCTCGTCCCTAGTGGCTAACCTCGGCCGGGAGCTTGTGAAGACGGCCATGGACTACGAGGGGGACTTGAAAGCCGGCGTCACCACCCTGGCGGCCCGCATAGGCCCGGAGAAGACCGCGGCGCTGGGGGCCTGGACCACCGCCGCCTCCACAGCCCTCGGCCTGTGGCTGACGTACGCCTCCCTCTCCGCCGGGCTGCACCTACTCGCGGCGGGCGCCGCGGCCACAAGCGTCATGTTGCTCTACCTATCGATAGAAGCCTCGAGGGGGCGGTGGCGGAGGTTCCGCAACGGCACCCTCGCCGCCTTCGGGACGACGCTGGTGGCTCTAGTCGCCGAGGGGCTATGGCGACTATTCTAG
- a CDS encoding 50S ribosomal protein L22 encodes MPRHQNFSLGDEEVVRLVFREYGVKITAEQIARAYAPEQRMSWKKSVEVARFIKGMTLRQARAWLEDVVKLKRPVPIRTFKKKQAHHAAPWEGWPVAKWPVKVARRYLKLLENLENNAKFRGLDVERVVIVHAAAHKGIRIPNIMPRAFGRATRFDEQTVNVELVAAELPREVVPKHYKLNLVKK; translated from the coding sequence GTGCCTCGGCATCAGAACTTCTCGCTTGGCGACGAGGAGGTTGTTAGGCTGGTGTTTAGGGAGTACGGGGTTAAGATTACGGCGGAGCAGATAGCGAGGGCGTACGCCCCGGAACAGAGGATGTCGTGGAAGAAGAGCGTGGAGGTGGCGAGGTTTATAAAGGGCATGACGCTGAGGCAGGCGAGGGCTTGGCTGGAGGACGTGGTGAAGCTCAAGCGCCCGGTGCCGATTAGGACTTTTAAGAAGAAGCAGGCTCACCACGCGGCTCCCTGGGAGGGGTGGCCGGTGGCGAAGTGGCCTGTTAAGGTGGCGAGGCGCTACCTCAAGCTGTTGGAAAATCTCGAGAACAACGCCAAGTTCAGGGGGCTAGACGTGGAGCGGGTGGTGATTGTCCACGCCGCGGCTCACAAGGGGATTAGAATCCCCAACATCATGCCGCGGGCCTTCGGCAGAGCCACGCGTTTCGACGAGCAGACGGTCAACGTCGAGCTGGTGGCCGCGGAGTTGCCCAGAGAGGTGGTGCCTAAGCACTACAAGCTTAACCTAGTTAAAAAGTAA
- a CDS encoding 30S ribosomal protein S3: MSAQQRRLPVYKKILEENKKKWMIKEFLEYRLSRYGYIDSEILKTPLGTRIVIYAERPSRIIGRKGVIVKEISNILTTKLGVENPQIDVIDVSKIEAPEMFPKVVAYRIANAMAKGVRFRRVMFVAIRQLMEAGAKGFEIVVSGKLSTERARFEKQTYGKLYKIGYDARNRVRRAVIHILLKPGIYGIEVRITPATLQYSDEYKIKPPIRPEAAQQQA, encoded by the coding sequence ATGTCTGCCCAGCAGAGGAGGTTGCCTGTCTATAAGAAGATTCTTGAGGAGAATAAGAAGAAGTGGATGATTAAGGAGTTTCTGGAGTATAGGCTTAGCAGATACGGCTATATCGATTCTGAGATTTTGAAGACGCCGCTGGGGACTCGTATAGTGATATACGCGGAGAGGCCTTCTAGAATTATTGGGAGGAAGGGGGTTATCGTCAAGGAGATTAGTAACATACTTACGACGAAGCTCGGCGTCGAGAATCCGCAGATTGACGTGATAGACGTGTCTAAGATCGAGGCGCCTGAGATGTTCCCCAAGGTCGTGGCGTACCGCATTGCCAACGCCATGGCTAAAGGCGTGAGGTTTAGGAGGGTTATGTTTGTGGCTATTAGACAGCTCATGGAGGCGGGGGCCAAGGGCTTCGAGATTGTGGTAAGCGGCAAGCTCTCCACCGAGAGGGCGCGGTTTGAGAAGCAGACCTACGGCAAGCTGTACAAAATCGGCTACGACGCGAGGAACAGGGTTAGGAGAGCGGTGATCCACATATTGCTCAAGCCCGGCATCTACGGGATTGAGGTTAGGATTACGCCAGCCACGCTCCAGTACTCCGACGAGTATAAAATTAAGCCGCCGATCAGACCTGAGGCGGCTCAGCAACAGGCCTAG
- the rpmC gene encoding 50S ribosomal protein L29 — protein sequence MSSEKKLKPSVLREMKPEERRELLNQLRAELVRLETQRARGFVEKPGRIRQVRRAIARILTIERELRK from the coding sequence ATGTCCTCTGAGAAGAAGCTTAAGCCCAGCGTGCTTAGGGAGATGAAGCCCGAGGAGCGGAGGGAGCTTCTCAACCAGCTCAGGGCTGAGCTGGTGAGGCTGGAGACGCAACGGGCCCGGGGCTTCGTGGAGAAGCCTGGAAGGATTAGACAGGTTCGGCGGGCTATTGCGAGGATTTTGACTATTGAGAGGGAGTTGAGGAAGTAG
- a CDS encoding ribonuclease P protein subunit: protein MPARCVDLLGREVATYKCPYRVRGVVVGETYNTFLVFARGRVITVPKALCHFFVYGDNVLVNGMYLVGYRDKRLFDCGLR, encoded by the coding sequence GTGCCGGCTCGTTGCGTGGATTTGCTGGGGAGGGAGGTCGCCACCTACAAGTGTCCCTATCGAGTCAGGGGGGTGGTTGTCGGCGAGACCTACAACACGTTCCTCGTCTTCGCCCGCGGCCGGGTGATCACCGTTCCGAAGGCTCTCTGCCACTTTTTTGTCTATGGGGATAATGTCTTGGTAAACGGGATGTATCTAGTCGGCTACCGCGACAAGAGGCTTTTCGACTGCGGGCTCCGCTAG
- a CDS encoding methylenetetrahydrofolate reductase codes for MEIIAEITPSLNKAKLVKRLEAVRRYVEKVDIPEAPGGKPTAHSLAVGALAKQLGLEPIVHIRLMDLNKTAFKSLLGGAHILDIRYVVVLQGDPPAEGKPVGEVTTEEAVAAAKSMGFKTGALLSLRRDYAKRLEIGADFYLALHFTEPKQLQGLPPVVYPYILVKTGRNASILEKLGQTAVTPGEALGLIHQLQEAAPGIVLSAPGDHHALLQLLEKLRS; via the coding sequence ATGGAGATAATCGCCGAAATAACCCCATCCCTCAACAAGGCCAAGCTGGTGAAGAGGCTAGAGGCCGTCAGGAGGTACGTGGAGAAGGTGGACATACCAGAAGCCCCCGGGGGGAAGCCCACAGCCCACTCCCTAGCCGTTGGCGCCTTGGCCAAACAGCTCGGGCTGGAGCCCATCGTCCACATCAGGCTGATGGATCTGAACAAGACGGCTTTCAAATCCCTCCTAGGCGGGGCCCACATCTTAGATATTAGATACGTCGTGGTGCTACAAGGCGACCCCCCCGCCGAGGGCAAGCCGGTGGGGGAGGTAACCACAGAGGAGGCCGTAGCCGCCGCGAAGAGTATGGGCTTCAAGACAGGAGCCCTTCTAAGCCTCAGGAGGGACTACGCAAAGAGGCTGGAGATAGGGGCTGACTTCTACCTAGCCCTACACTTCACAGAGCCAAAGCAACTACAAGGCCTCCCGCCGGTCGTGTACCCCTACATACTCGTCAAGACAGGCAGAAACGCTTCCATTTTAGAGAAGCTGGGACAGACGGCAGTCACGCCGGGGGAGGCCCTGGGGCTCATACACCAGCTACAAGAGGCGGCACCGGGTATAGTTCTATCCGCGCCCGGGGACCACCACGCCCTTCTACAGCTCCTGGAAAAGCTGAGGAGCTAG